One Microvirga thermotolerans DNA window includes the following coding sequences:
- a CDS encoding methyl-accepting chemotaxis protein — protein MTISIANRILLSFAFIVALMVGLGIYTLNQLDDVRQTTETIVARDLSMMRQVEAIGAQENEMQDLREEVVSRFLLRSLGQQQTPFDNLIAEWSQRAAATESALSQAIAAANSYRAQSVSIERAEAWRRIAELLVTANARLRQLRTDTERQFGAIQSNDLAGVLSAQAALNGNGGEWSKTLSNVRGIFEEAVAVGQRRVGEVYDQSRISIILALAGVALLSILITYALRASIAHPLQAFMQFVERVGRGDLAGQTAMTGKDEIGRLGATLNEMVEGLRQLARQSREATENLNAAAAEIRASTQEQAASVEEQLAAVQETAATVDEITHAGAQIGKRAQEVIASAQATAQTSIAGLQAVDDTALAMDAIREQAEAVAENIVALSEKTQAVGEIISSVNDISERTHLLALNAAIEAAAAGENGRSFAVVASEMKVLADQAKDATAQVRSILGDIQRGINASVMLTEEAVKRVTAGKERTDTTQQTITEISSRVQESVQTFQQIVASTNQQQLGIEQVMGALQNIRQASQQTAAGTRQLDMAAANLSDLSQQLLSLVERYRI, from the coding sequence GTGACGATATCGATCGCGAACCGCATCCTCCTCAGCTTCGCCTTCATTGTCGCGCTGATGGTCGGCCTTGGGATCTACACGCTCAACCAGCTCGACGACGTCCGCCAGACGACGGAGACGATCGTGGCCCGCGACCTGTCGATGATGCGCCAAGTCGAGGCGATCGGAGCCCAGGAGAACGAGATGCAGGACCTTCGCGAGGAGGTCGTCTCGCGGTTCCTGCTGCGTTCGCTCGGCCAGCAGCAGACCCCCTTCGACAATCTGATCGCCGAATGGAGCCAGCGCGCCGCCGCCACGGAAAGCGCCCTGTCCCAGGCCATCGCCGCAGCGAACAGCTATCGTGCCCAGTCCGTCTCCATCGAGCGGGCCGAGGCATGGCGGCGCATCGCCGAGCTTCTCGTGACGGCGAATGCGAGGCTCCGTCAGCTGCGGACCGATACCGAACGGCAGTTCGGCGCCATCCAGAGCAACGATCTTGCCGGCGTGCTCTCCGCCCAGGCTGCCTTGAACGGCAATGGAGGGGAATGGAGCAAGACGCTCAGCAACGTCAGGGGCATCTTCGAAGAGGCCGTCGCCGTCGGACAAAGGCGCGTCGGGGAGGTCTACGACCAGAGCCGCATCTCGATCATCCTCGCGCTTGCGGGCGTTGCCCTCCTGAGCATCCTCATCACGTACGCCCTTCGGGCCTCCATCGCCCATCCGCTCCAGGCGTTCATGCAGTTCGTCGAGAGAGTCGGACGGGGCGATCTGGCCGGGCAGACGGCCATGACCGGCAAGGACGAGATCGGACGCCTCGGCGCCACGCTGAACGAAATGGTGGAAGGGCTTCGCCAGCTGGCGAGGCAGAGCCGTGAGGCGACCGAGAACCTGAATGCGGCCGCCGCGGAGATCCGGGCCTCGACCCAGGAGCAGGCGGCCAGCGTCGAGGAGCAGCTCGCCGCGGTTCAGGAAACGGCGGCCACGGTGGACGAGATAACGCATGCCGGCGCCCAGATCGGCAAGCGGGCCCAGGAGGTCATCGCCTCCGCGCAGGCGACCGCCCAGACCAGCATCGCCGGACTGCAGGCCGTCGACGACACGGCGCTCGCCATGGATGCGATCCGCGAGCAGGCGGAGGCCGTTGCCGAGAACATCGTCGCCCTGAGCGAGAAGACGCAGGCCGTCGGCGAGATCATCTCGTCCGTCAACGATATCTCGGAGAGAACGCATCTTCTGGCGCTCAATGCCGCCATCGAAGCCGCGGCGGCGGGCGAGAACGGGCGCAGCTTCGCCGTCGTCGCCTCCGAGATGAAGGTGCTGGCGGATCAGGCGAAGGACGCGACCGCACAGGTCCGCTCCATCCTCGGCGACATCCAGCGCGGCATCAACGCCTCGGTGATGCTCACCGAAGAAGCGGTCAAGCGCGTGACCGCCGGCAAGGAGCGCACGGACACCACGCAGCAGACGATCACCGAGATCTCGAGCCGCGTCCAGGAAAGCGTGCAGACCTTCCAGCAGATCGTAGCTTCGACCAACCAGCAGCAGCTCGGCATCGAGCAGGTCATGGGGGCGCTCCAGAACATCCGGCAGGCGAGCCAGCAGACTGCGGCCGGGACCCGCCAGCTCGACATGGCCGCCGCGAACCTTTCCGACCTCTCGCAGCAGCTTCTGTCGCTCGTGGAGCGGTACAGAATCTGA
- a CDS encoding chemotaxis protein CheW, whose amino-acid sequence MAKSLRRKLRQITRTGILSAEERTRRILDERTRRLAERREDATRPGEENRSVLVCKAGQEHFGIPLDEVAEVLPFQTCLPVPGGPAALAGLLGRNGQLLSIIDLGLALGIASAPDEEDGRHLVLLRRFSPKIALRVDRVQAVEAVAPLAHEEGRSFRKEAVSGYAEIRSDIADRERILSLLDMDRLLHPFLQSLPAFGV is encoded by the coding sequence ATGGCGAAATCCCTGCGGCGCAAGCTCAGGCAGATCACGCGCACCGGCATCCTCTCCGCCGAGGAAAGGACCCGGCGCATTCTCGACGAGCGAACGCGCCGGCTCGCGGAACGCCGCGAGGACGCCACCCGGCCTGGAGAGGAGAACCGGAGCGTTCTGGTCTGCAAGGCCGGGCAGGAGCACTTCGGCATCCCCCTCGACGAGGTCGCGGAGGTTCTCCCGTTCCAGACCTGTCTTCCCGTTCCCGGCGGCCCGGCGGCCCTGGCCGGCCTCCTGGGCCGGAACGGCCAGCTCCTCAGCATCATCGACCTCGGCCTCGCCCTGGGAATAGCGTCCGCCCCGGACGAGGAGGACGGCCGCCACCTGGTGCTCCTGCGCCGCTTCTCGCCGAAGATCGCGCTGCGGGTCGACCGCGTCCAGGCGGTCGAAGCGGTCGCGCCCCTTGCCCACGAGGAAGGGCGCAGCTTCCGGAAGGAGGCTGTGTCCGGCTATGCGGAAATCCGGTCCGACATTGCGGACCGGGAAAGAATCCTATCTCTTCTGGACATGGACCGCCTCCTTCACCCTTTCCTGCAGTCTCTTCCTGCTTTCGGAGTCTGA
- a CDS encoding CheR family methyltransferase codes for MGGHGLMAGKPAAPLNLDAGFVALKNQVIERTGHFYYHDKDDLLWERIRKRLRATGCRDSIDYLERLNDPALGPAEWARLEAEITIGETFFFRYAEQFAALRERILPEIVERRRSDRRLRIWSAGCATGAEPYSVAILLKQLLGDDLENWRVAIIGSDINEAFLDTARQAEFGRWALRTLSPEDRAAYFEPSGDRDRLRLRKEFRSLVRFERHNLLSLLEGTSPLQFTEFDLVLCRNVLIYFHPDTAIRIVRALSDTLREGGWMLLGHAEPNPAFASFLKVLNLPGTVAYRRGSQEAEGQGTPFSEIASLLALPSHTPPSCAPLPRPARRPPERKPAPRPVRPLFPVAGQAPAALPRCPDSILAEVRALADSGRFREAEDLCRKALAAQPLSPALHFYEGLIAQALEKPAAAEEAFRRSIYLDKSFAMAHYHLGLLLVADGRRGAGRRSLANAGRIASGLPGETVLDEADGITAEEMRGLVRLHLRAVSRPEKGE; via the coding sequence ATGGGCGGTCACGGCCTGATGGCGGGGAAACCCGCAGCCCCGTTGAATCTCGATGCCGGTTTTGTTGCCCTGAAGAACCAGGTCATCGAACGGACGGGGCATTTCTACTACCACGACAAGGACGACCTCCTCTGGGAGCGCATCCGGAAGCGGCTGCGGGCAACAGGCTGCCGCGACAGCATCGATTATCTGGAACGTCTCAACGATCCGGCGCTCGGTCCTGCGGAATGGGCCCGCCTCGAGGCCGAGATCACCATCGGCGAGACCTTCTTCTTCCGCTATGCGGAACAATTCGCGGCCCTGCGCGAGCGAATTCTGCCTGAGATCGTCGAGCGCCGCCGCTCCGACCGGCGCCTGCGGATCTGGAGCGCAGGATGCGCCACGGGCGCCGAGCCCTATTCGGTCGCCATTCTGCTGAAGCAGCTTCTCGGGGACGATCTGGAGAACTGGCGCGTCGCCATCATCGGATCGGACATCAACGAGGCCTTTCTGGACACGGCGCGCCAGGCCGAGTTCGGCCGCTGGGCCCTGCGGACCCTCTCGCCCGAGGACAGGGCCGCATATTTCGAGCCTTCGGGCGACAGGGACCGGCTGCGGCTGAGGAAGGAGTTCCGGTCGCTCGTCCGGTTCGAGCGCCATAATCTCCTGAGCCTGCTCGAGGGAACGTCGCCGCTGCAGTTCACGGAGTTCGACCTCGTTTTGTGCCGGAACGTCCTGATCTACTTTCATCCCGATACGGCGATCCGGATCGTCAGGGCCCTGAGCGACACGCTCCGGGAGGGAGGATGGATGCTTCTGGGCCATGCCGAGCCCAACCCTGCCTTCGCGTCCTTCCTGAAGGTGCTCAACCTTCCTGGAACCGTCGCCTACCGGCGCGGATCGCAGGAGGCCGAAGGGCAAGGAACGCCGTTCTCCGAGATCGCTTCTCTCCTCGCGCTCCCATCCCATACGCCCCCTTCCTGTGCCCCCCTGCCCCGCCCCGCGCGACGCCCGCCCGAGAGGAAGCCCGCTCCCCGGCCCGTCCGCCCCCTGTTTCCCGTCGCCGGACAGGCTCCGGCAGCTCTGCCTCGATGCCCCGACTCCATCCTTGCCGAGGTGCGCGCCCTTGCCGATTCAGGCCGGTTCCGAGAGGCGGAAGACCTGTGTCGGAAAGCCCTTGCGGCCCAGCCCCTCAGCCCGGCGCTGCACTTTTACGAGGGATTGATCGCCCAGGCCCTTGAAAAGCCCGCCGCCGCCGAGGAGGCCTTTCGCCGAAGCATCTATCTCGATAAGAGCTTTGCCATGGCCCATTACCACCTCGGGCTCCTGCTCGTGGCCGACGGGCGCCGTGGAGCGGGCCGGCGGTCTCTGGCCAATGCGGGGAGAATCGCGTCCGGGCTGCCGGGGGAGACGGTTCTCGACGAGGCCGATGGGATCACGGCCGAGGAGATGCGCGGCCTTGTCCGCCTGCACCTCAGGGCCGTAAGCCGGCCGGAAAAAGGAGAGTGA
- a CDS encoding chemotaxis protein CheW, with protein sequence MARLQVVLFHTCGMECALRRDAVRELLPVPHLQRPPGLPRPVAGFFNLSGAAVPVVRLDVLFGLEGAELSPEAGLYRHLILVGDPVADLPTALLVDRVEDVVEISSPQVFPVHERGTLNGCVEAEIETGGRLIPLLSPQRILMAEERQALAELSRQAQNRLGTWAVTA encoded by the coding sequence ATGGCAAGACTGCAAGTCGTTCTCTTCCATACATGCGGTATGGAATGCGCACTGCGCCGCGATGCGGTGCGGGAGCTGCTGCCCGTTCCCCACCTCCAGCGCCCCCCGGGACTCCCGCGCCCTGTCGCCGGGTTCTTCAACCTGAGCGGCGCCGCCGTTCCCGTGGTCCGGCTCGATGTTCTGTTCGGCCTCGAAGGGGCGGAGCTCTCGCCCGAGGCCGGTCTTTACCGCCACCTGATCCTCGTCGGCGACCCTGTGGCCGATCTGCCTACGGCGCTTCTCGTGGACCGTGTCGAGGACGTGGTGGAGATCTCATCCCCGCAAGTCTTTCCCGTGCACGAGCGCGGAACGCTGAACGGCTGCGTCGAGGCTGAGATCGAGACCGGCGGACGGCTCATCCCCCTCCTCTCTCCCCAGCGCATCCTCATGGCGGAGGAGCGCCAGGCGCTCGCCGAGCTGAGCCGCCAGGCGCAGAATCGTCTCGGCACATGGGCGGTCACGGCCTGA
- a CDS encoding tetratricopeptide repeat protein, producing the protein MPLTRGMMALLVVGLAFAALAQQSGSPSSAQKTDAGSPPPPRREVDESALRYFASQGDTRRVDAEIARLRALYPDWTPPADLSQLVGGGGAVNDPEVDRLWSLYTENRFSEARAAIAARQAADPQWKPPQDLLAALDVAEARKRLVNASDNGQWRTVLSIATETPSLLTCANVDSLWRVAEAFAKTNQPNRTRDVYTYILSNCANPAERLGTLQKALALLDEAQVTDLLRYERKGGDHPDDFGSIRDELARRRVAKAATDGKLTASAENLAVVERLAEGETEPGNAILLGYYNYHHKNPEKALNWFKTALDRGGGEKAAEGYALALRDLNRLVEAEAFAYEWRDKAPENMQVYLDIATALLSQDPPLRLDPKVVARIVPAVTKARSANGAQALGWYSYNTEQFRTAREWFEEALGWKADDEPSAYGIALVSQRLNDRARFSAIVSQWRSRSQRIADLADGIARPRTGQTAPQALSPPEPEPLPARTTAVERTVPSPGPPPERARRVEETRMAAYDRIVAQQERQIQSSRRAVNPANARRTCTATRDPSTLSAPAALNLGWCLMELNRPLEAAAAFDQALRVGNPTTREDAAYGKALAYLRKDLTGEAAVAAAQAPQSLTRRTELSAAILSQRAVAAYRDGRWVDVILILGERARIVPEQNDLMLLRGWSYFKLGRYDDAARVFRAVQQTGYSDEASVGLNAIMEITGQIRQY; encoded by the coding sequence ATGCCTTTAACCCGCGGCATGATGGCGCTTCTGGTGGTGGGCCTCGCCTTCGCGGCGCTGGCGCAGCAGTCCGGCTCGCCCTCGTCCGCGCAGAAGACGGACGCAGGCTCGCCCCCGCCACCCCGCCGGGAGGTGGATGAATCCGCGCTGCGCTACTTCGCCTCCCAGGGCGATACCCGCCGGGTCGACGCGGAAATCGCAAGGCTGCGGGCGCTCTACCCGGATTGGACGCCGCCTGCGGACCTGTCGCAGCTGGTCGGCGGCGGCGGCGCCGTGAACGATCCGGAGGTGGATCGCCTCTGGAGCCTCTACACGGAGAACCGCTTCAGCGAGGCACGCGCCGCCATCGCCGCACGCCAGGCGGCGGATCCGCAATGGAAACCTCCGCAGGACCTCCTCGCCGCGCTCGACGTGGCCGAAGCGCGGAAGCGCCTCGTGAATGCATCCGACAACGGCCAGTGGCGCACGGTCCTCTCGATCGCGACCGAAACGCCGTCCCTGCTGACCTGCGCGAACGTCGATTCGCTTTGGCGCGTGGCCGAGGCATTCGCCAAGACGAACCAGCCCAACCGGACGCGCGACGTCTATACCTACATCCTGAGCAACTGCGCCAATCCGGCCGAGCGCCTGGGTACCCTGCAGAAGGCCCTTGCGCTTCTCGATGAGGCGCAGGTCACGGACCTGCTCAGGTACGAGCGCAAGGGCGGCGATCACCCGGACGACTTCGGCTCCATCCGCGACGAGCTGGCGCGCAGGCGCGTGGCCAAGGCCGCCACCGACGGCAAACTCACCGCATCGGCGGAGAATCTCGCCGTTGTGGAGCGTCTGGCGGAGGGCGAGACCGAGCCCGGCAATGCCATCCTGCTCGGCTACTACAACTACCACCACAAGAATCCCGAGAAGGCGCTGAACTGGTTCAAGACGGCGCTCGACCGCGGCGGCGGCGAAAAGGCCGCCGAGGGATATGCCCTTGCCCTGCGCGACCTCAACCGCCTGGTGGAAGCGGAAGCCTTCGCCTACGAGTGGCGGGACAAGGCTCCCGAGAACATGCAGGTGTACCTCGACATCGCGACGGCCCTGTTGAGCCAGGATCCGCCGCTCCGCCTCGATCCGAAGGTCGTCGCCCGCATCGTTCCGGCAGTTACGAAAGCCCGTTCCGCGAACGGCGCCCAGGCGCTCGGCTGGTATTCCTACAACACCGAACAGTTCCGAACCGCGCGGGAATGGTTCGAGGAAGCCCTGGGCTGGAAAGCGGACGACGAGCCGTCCGCCTATGGCATCGCGCTCGTGAGCCAGCGGCTGAACGACCGGGCCCGATTCAGCGCGATCGTGTCGCAATGGCGCTCGCGCTCTCAGCGGATCGCGGACCTGGCGGATGGAATCGCACGCCCCCGCACGGGCCAAACCGCGCCGCAGGCCTTGTCGCCACCCGAACCCGAGCCCCTGCCCGCGCGCACGACCGCCGTCGAGCGGACAGTCCCGTCTCCCGGGCCGCCGCCGGAAAGGGCGCGCCGGGTCGAGGAAACGCGCATGGCCGCCTACGACCGAATCGTGGCGCAGCAGGAACGCCAGATCCAGAGCAGTCGTCGCGCCGTCAACCCGGCAAATGCGCGCCGGACCTGCACGGCAACGCGCGATCCGAGCACCCTGTCCGCGCCCGCGGCCCTCAACCTCGGATGGTGCCTGATGGAGCTGAACCGCCCGCTCGAGGCGGCCGCCGCCTTCGATCAGGCCCTGAGGGTGGGAAATCCGACGACACGGGAAGATGCGGCCTACGGCAAGGCGCTCGCCTACCTGCGCAAGGACCTGACGGGAGAGGCCGCGGTCGCGGCGGCGCAGGCGCCCCAGTCCCTGACGCGCAGAACCGAGCTGAGCGCCGCCATTCTCTCCCAGCGCGCGGTCGCTGCCTACCGCGACGGGCGATGGGTCGACGTCATCCTGATCCTGGGCGAGCGTGCCCGCATCGTCCCCGAGCAGAACGACCTCATGCTGCTGCGCGGCTGGTCCTATTTCAAGCTCGGGCGCTACGACGACGCAGCAAGGGTCTTCCGGGCGGTCCAGCAGACGGGTTATTCGGACGAGGCCAGCGTCGGGCTCAACGCGATCATGGAGATCACCGGGCAGATCCGCCAGTACTGA
- a CDS encoding glycosyl hydrolase family 8 — protein MHGCAYRLLGPALALVLILGLVPSARSAAVEQLKISGFVSSSLWDAYRTRFVEEPGRVVDNTNGNISHSEGQGYGLLLAFAAGDRATFEKIWTFTYTEFLIRDDGLAVWKWDPAATPHVTDRNNATDGDILIAYALAKAGAAWQDSRYTQAAQKLARAIGKATIAKNGGFPFLLPGVKGFSQADRRDGPVVNLSYWVFEAFPALATLAPEYDWSGVWREGLVLLQQATAGKTHLPADWLSIRNRMLPRTAEGFDPEFGYNSLRIPLYLLRAGMADVDWLKTLRQRWIVDQEGVAVVNVVTGEIRERLTDQGYVALSALLACALDGTKVPESLKTFEPQFYYPASLYLLSMSLIGEKYPQCL, from the coding sequence ATGCACGGCTGTGCCTATCGGCTGCTTGGCCCCGCACTGGCGCTCGTCCTGATTCTGGGCCTCGTCCCTTCTGCCCGGAGCGCGGCCGTGGAGCAGCTCAAGATCTCGGGTTTCGTCTCTTCGTCCCTCTGGGATGCCTACCGCACCCGGTTCGTCGAAGAGCCGGGCCGGGTGGTCGACAACACGAACGGCAACATCAGCCACAGCGAAGGACAGGGCTACGGCCTGCTCCTGGCCTTTGCCGCGGGAGACCGCGCGACCTTCGAGAAGATCTGGACCTTCACCTACACGGAGTTCCTGATCCGGGACGATGGGCTCGCCGTATGGAAATGGGATCCCGCCGCAACGCCCCATGTGACGGATCGCAACAACGCGACGGACGGAGACATCCTGATCGCCTATGCGCTGGCGAAAGCCGGCGCAGCCTGGCAGGATTCCCGCTACACCCAGGCCGCGCAGAAGCTCGCACGGGCGATCGGCAAGGCGACGATCGCGAAGAACGGCGGCTTTCCCTTCCTGCTGCCGGGGGTCAAAGGCTTCAGTCAGGCGGATCGCAGGGATGGCCCGGTGGTGAATCTGTCCTACTGGGTCTTCGAGGCCTTTCCGGCTCTGGCGACCCTGGCGCCGGAATACGACTGGAGCGGCGTCTGGCGGGAGGGTCTCGTCCTGCTCCAGCAGGCCACGGCAGGCAAGACCCATCTTCCTGCGGACTGGCTGTCCATTCGAAACCGCATGCTGCCTCGCACGGCCGAAGGGTTCGATCCCGAATTCGGTTACAACTCGTTAAGGATACCGCTTTACTTGTTGAGGGCGGGAATGGCCGACGTGGACTGGCTGAAGACGCTCAGGCAGCGCTGGATCGTGGACCAGGAAGGGGTCGCCGTCGTCAATGTCGTGACGGGAGAGATCCGGGAGCGCCTGACGGACCAAGGCTATGTCGCTCTGTCTGCCCTTCTCGCCTGCGCGCTGGACGGAACGAAGGTCCCGGAGTCCCTGAAGACCTTCGAGCCGCAATTCTACTATCCGGCGAGTCTGTACCTGCTGTCGATGTCGTTGATCGGTGAAAAATACCCGCAATGCCTTTAA
- a CDS encoding cellulose biosynthesis cyclic di-GMP-binding regulatory protein BcsB, giving the protein MRTLPIFLLLLVALAAGPAFAQPAPFSMTPDKPSAAPSGTGAPPASPAPPQPSAPAAPSAAPFDMRTQPPAAEPATRPPAQGQGSPAPFEMSPQNARPPAQAGTSPSGAGALLNPGAIGRPAVQATPRGISAPTRGTTRPLLPFSTIRFEGETDSRSWAFFLTQDEAASGSSLSIGYKNAVVVMPEASHLRIVINGETLTEIPIVSSQGIKRVVVPIRQGLLRTGQNLIRMDATQRHRTDCTIKATYELWTELDSASTSIMFAEGAPRTIRSLEDLPAIGLDAFGVTTIRMIAPRIYRPEIRDRLLRLAQFVALRGRYAHPVIQVLETDPGPSPVGTLKVVMGIAGELRGITAAVPDAATIQPLALMMQDPGSTAPYLLVSGPTWNDLDSAINIVGGQGFASGNASERGTVDTASWLWPEAPTVLGGRQLRFSDLGIPTQEFSGRRFRARFTINLPSDFYATDYGEATLYLDAAHSTAVQPGSRIDIYVNDRISATMTITSRGNIFRRHPIRIPMRNFKPGLNHFTFETILLTAADERCVPGETLSETSRFALFDSTSLYIPTFGRIGRMPDLSTLSTGGFPSGDMPAAVVLARQDALNYSAAGTLLARMARDANAPVRAYFVNAASAGDVSAIHVGAMDQLPSGLLSRVNVSDNLRNVWQPGPAPNWTYPTAARPDAPSRSPLRTASAAPAARGTADQAEPPSTDEIRRRWAETLQRRGVLQQTLESFTDWMESTFNLSLAKLTLEDRKDRPYEPPQRAVLLLAQSRAEGPGTRTLITARTEEALAEEMIRLTHPMVWTQVSGRAVALDPVEDKLEIAPVDSYTFFPTQPLSFMNLRLVAANWMSINILQYALLLVACCTLLGAATYLLLNRLGRDR; this is encoded by the coding sequence GTGCGCACGCTCCCGATCTTTCTTCTCCTCCTCGTCGCGCTTGCAGCCGGTCCGGCCTTCGCCCAACCGGCGCCGTTCAGCATGACGCCGGACAAGCCAAGTGCCGCGCCGAGCGGCACGGGGGCGCCGCCCGCTTCTCCTGCCCCCCCGCAGCCGTCCGCGCCGGCAGCACCCTCCGCCGCCCCCTTCGACATGCGAACCCAGCCGCCCGCGGCGGAACCTGCCACCCGCCCTCCCGCGCAGGGCCAGGGCTCTCCGGCGCCATTCGAGATGTCGCCCCAGAATGCCCGTCCGCCGGCGCAGGCAGGCACGTCGCCCTCCGGTGCCGGAGCGCTCCTGAACCCCGGCGCGATCGGTCGGCCTGCCGTCCAGGCCACGCCCCGAGGCATCTCCGCGCCTACGCGGGGCACGACACGTCCCCTGCTGCCGTTCAGCACCATCCGCTTCGAGGGCGAAACGGATTCGCGCAGCTGGGCGTTCTTTCTGACGCAGGACGAAGCGGCGAGCGGATCGAGTTTGTCCATCGGCTACAAGAACGCCGTCGTGGTCATGCCGGAGGCATCCCATCTCAGGATCGTCATCAACGGCGAAACGTTGACCGAGATCCCGATTGTCTCCTCGCAGGGAATCAAGCGTGTCGTCGTTCCCATTCGCCAGGGGCTCCTCAGGACCGGGCAGAACCTCATCCGCATGGATGCAACGCAGCGCCATCGGACCGACTGTACCATCAAGGCGACCTATGAATTGTGGACGGAGCTCGACTCCGCATCCACGAGCATCATGTTCGCCGAGGGTGCGCCGCGGACGATCCGCAGCCTGGAGGACCTCCCCGCCATCGGCCTCGACGCTTTCGGGGTCACGACGATCCGCATGATCGCTCCGCGCATCTATCGTCCGGAAATTCGCGACCGCCTGCTGCGTCTGGCCCAGTTCGTCGCCCTGCGCGGCCGCTATGCGCATCCCGTCATCCAGGTTCTGGAGACGGATCCTGGCCCCTCGCCGGTCGGCACCCTCAAGGTCGTCATGGGAATCGCAGGGGAGCTGCGCGGAATCACGGCGGCCGTACCCGACGCAGCAACGATCCAGCCGCTTGCTCTCATGATGCAGGATCCAGGTTCCACGGCTCCCTATCTGCTCGTCTCCGGCCCGACCTGGAACGATCTGGACAGCGCCATCAACATCGTCGGCGGCCAAGGCTTTGCCAGCGGCAACGCCAGCGAGCGCGGCACGGTCGACACGGCTTCGTGGCTCTGGCCCGAGGCGCCGACGGTGCTGGGAGGGCGCCAGCTCCGCTTCTCGGACCTCGGAATTCCGACTCAGGAGTTCTCCGGACGCCGGTTCAGGGCGCGGTTCACCATCAACCTTCCCTCCGATTTCTATGCCACCGACTACGGCGAGGCCACCCTCTACCTGGATGCAGCCCATTCGACCGCGGTTCAACCCGGGAGCCGCATCGACATCTATGTGAACGACCGGATCAGCGCGACGATGACCATTACGTCGCGGGGCAACATTTTCCGCCGTCATCCGATCCGCATCCCGATGCGGAATTTCAAGCCGGGTCTCAACCACTTCACCTTCGAGACGATCCTCCTGACCGCCGCGGACGAACGCTGCGTCCCGGGCGAGACGCTATCGGAAACGAGCCGTTTCGCCCTTTTCGACTCGACCTCTCTCTACATCCCAACCTTCGGGCGCATCGGCAGGATGCCGGATCTTTCGACCCTGAGCACCGGCGGCTTTCCTTCTGGAGACATGCCGGCGGCCGTCGTTCTTGCACGTCAGGATGCGTTGAACTACTCGGCTGCGGGAACGCTCCTCGCACGCATGGCGCGCGACGCAAATGCCCCCGTGCGAGCCTATTTCGTCAATGCCGCGAGCGCCGGCGACGTTTCGGCGATCCACGTAGGCGCCATGGACCAGTTGCCTTCGGGGCTGCTCTCGCGGGTCAACGTCTCCGATAACCTGCGCAATGTCTGGCAGCCCGGACCGGCCCCGAACTGGACCTATCCGACCGCTGCACGGCCGGACGCTCCGAGCCGCTCTCCTCTGAGAACGGCATCCGCCGCGCCGGCAGCGCGCGGCACAGCCGATCAGGCCGAGCCGCCCTCCACCGACGAGATCCGCCGCCGCTGGGCGGAAACCCTGCAACGCCGGGGGGTCCTGCAGCAGACCCTGGAATCCTTCACGGACTGGATGGAGAGCACGTTCAATCTCTCTCTGGCGAAGCTGACCCTGGAGGACAGGAAGGACCGTCCCTACGAGCCGCCGCAGCGCGCGGTGCTCCTCCTTGCGCAGAGCCGCGCGGAAGGACCCGGGACCCGGACGCTGATCACGGCCCGTACGGAGGAAGCCCTTGCGGAAGAGATGATCCGGCTGACCCACCCCATGGTCTGGACCCAGGTTTCCGGGCGGGCGGTCGCCCTCGATCCGGTGGAAGACAAGCTCGAGATCGCGCCGGTCGACAGCTACACTTTCTTTCCGACCCAGCCGCTCTCGTTCATGAACCTGCGCCTCGTCGCTGCGAACTGGATGTCCATCAACATCCTTCAGTACGCGCTTCTGCTGGTGGCGTGCTGTACCCTGCTTGGAGCTGCGACCTATCTCCTCTTGAACCGACTGGGCCGCGATCGATGA